TTCGTCTGTGGTTACTGCTTTTTTAGGTTCGAAGGTGGTCCCGAATGTATCTTGAAGCAAATTGAGCGATGTCAGAGCCTGGACTTGGGCTGTGGCCCAAGGAGAGATAGATTCATGGTCCAGATAGGATGTCACAGCTGAGCTATTAGCGACAGAAACTCCTCCTGTATACTGAATTGCCCGATAGACCATGATTGCTAGCTCTTCCCGCGTGACCTGGCGATCGGCACGGAATGTTCCATCATCATAGCCTTTAACAAGTCCAAGGTGTGCAGCGGTTGCCGCATACGACTGTTCCTCAGTCACATCCCGGAAAGAGGTATTCTTAGATGCGATTCCGTTTGCCCCTAAGGCAGAAACTAATAATTGGGCAACCTCTCCGCGTGTGATGGGTCCATCGGTCTTGAATTGGTTCAAAGCAAGCAATTGTTTATTCTGCATGTATTGGATGCTGTTTATCGATGAATCATTGTCTGAAGTATCTATCTGTTCATTTGAAGCAATAACATAAGTGCTGTATTGCATATCTCGTATTCTTACCTCCCATTGCCCTTTATTTTGGACGTAATAGGCTGGCACGTAGGAATATGTCCGCGTTTCTTCATTGAACCCGAGTGCGGTTGCTGTTTGTGGGTCAAGATCTGTAGTACCAAGGTGGATCACCCGAGTCACATTTTTTAATTCTTCTTGATCCAGCTTGAGCGTTTGGTCGCCAGCCACCCATTGTACATTGAAACGTAAAGGCTGTACCAACATTTTTAGGCCAGCCGGTAGCGATTGTTTTAGGTCAGACAACTCATCGTTGGACAGGACATCAATGTTGATCTGGAGATCAAGCTGTTCGGTTGGCACATGCAGTAGAGAAGATGCGCGTTGAATATTTAATTTGTTCAAAGCTAACGTCATTTTAGACTGATTGTTGAACAGAGTGAATGAAGAAACTTTGTCCTTCGAGCGCAGGAAAGAAAGAACTCCTTTTTCATTCCCTCCGAAATCAACTTACTGATTCGCTCCTCAGGCAATGTGTTCAAAGGGTCATTTTTACGATACACACCTATAAACAAGCAACCACCCCATAATGAAAAAGTCTAAATTCGATTATACTGAGCAGGGCTGAACCTATTCTGAACAACCATATCAATCGTCAGGTAGCAATGTTTACCGGTAGTTAGTAGGTGGAATTTCCCTTTTCGATATATCGAACAATAAATCTTATAAAAAGGTTGCTTTCTGTCATACAATTATGGTATGATCTATTTCGTGGCAAGTTTATAAAAGTTAATGTCCTGGAGAGGTACCGAAGCGGTCATAACGGGGCGGTCTTGAAAACCGTTAGGGGGCAACTCCACGTGGGTTCGAATCCCACCCTCTCCGCCATACTACAATTATGATAAGGGTTCGAGCGATAAGCTCGAGTCCTTTTTTGCATTTATTTATACATTTAGCGCAGCCGCATACCCGCTGTATTTACAGAGCATTTTTACGACAAGAAATCAGTTTGTTTGAATATCTGTGTGATGCATAAAAACATTCAAATCGCCGCACTTTATATAAGAGTGGAGGTGGTAAGATGAACCGCGAATTAAACATAGATCAGATGGAGCTCGTAGGTGCTTGGCAGGAAAGATTGCCTGAGGTCCTAAATGTCGGAGATCGGGCTCAAGTTATGGCTGACGAGGCTGATCAACAGGCTATTCGAATTCACATCGCAACAGCGGGACACCAGATGTACTCTTTTGATTTCAAGTGTGCCTATGTGGATTCTCGTGAAGTCAGTGTACAACTAATTGATGTGGAGCGCGATGGAAGTACGACGGATGAGCGTACAGAGCCTATTCAGGAATTGGCTCAGGATTACACGCGTCATATTCATGAATGTGCCCAGTCGTTGCAAACCAAAACCAGACATTAGGTAGACGTCAAAGGAGTGGTAATACGTGAGCAAAGCCAAAGCTGGAACAGATAAAAACCTGCAAAATGTAGTCGCAGATCTGGATCAGACACCTGTGAATAGTCACCATGCCCAGCAAATTCAACAGGACTCGAATGACCGTCGGCATCAGGATTCCATAAATCATGATAAAACGGAAGATATGGACCCATCCCATTCCTAATCCAATGAAGAGGGGGGAACAACATGAGTAAACCCAAAACAACACCTGTGCCTGAAGCTCAGGCTAATGTGCAGCACCGAAAACCTGAAAAGCATTCTTCCATGCAGGAACCGTTGTCCGGCTCCAAAAAAGTGAAAAACCAGAATCATGTAGATCATCACAATCCTCAAGGCTAAGTTAAAGGAAGATTCATTCCTTTCTTTAGCACATATTAATGCATAACTATAACCTATAACTCCGGTTAACAAACCGGGGTTTTTGCGTGTTCATACATGATTTAGAGGAGCACACCATTGATATCTAAAGCTTACATAGGTCTTTGTAGCCAATTTAGAGAGTAAAGCTCACAAATTTCCCAAATCGTGTTTCCGTTTCAGAATAAATGGTATATCATTGATATTGAATTATTTTTTTGGGGGTTATCACGAGAGGAGAGAAACAAATGACTAAACGTATGGGGGCGCTTCTTCTTACGTTGCTGTTAACCGTATCCATGGCACTGACAGCATGTAGCAGCAAGCAAGAACCAAAAGAGGCATTGAAGACGGCGGCAGCCAATGCTTCCAAACTGACTTCGTATGAGATGAGTTCTAACTTCACTATTAATGAATTGAGCTATAAAGCTGCAGACGAGTCACAACAGGATCCAACGATGTCTCAGTTTATGAGCATGCTGAAGGATGCTCAGTTGAATGTAACTGGCGTATACCAAAGCGAGCCAATGCAGACCGAAATGACGGTAGGTATTGAGCTTAAAGGCGATATGGGTATGACATTTACCATTCCGATGGTTATGACCGCTGAGAAGTTATATGTTAAGGTACCAAGTATTCCGTTCTTCCCGATTCCGGAAACGGTTGTTAATAAATTCCTAGAGCTGGATCTGAAAGAACTGGCTGAGCAAGAAGGAACGGAATGGAATCCGGATGCTATGGATGCAGCGAAAACACAAAAGCTGAGCAATGAAGTTATGGATGCGGTCCTGAGCGAGTACGATCAGGATAAATTCTTTAAAAACCTGGACGTGAAGGATGCACAGCTTCCTGAAGGTTTGGATGCCAAGCAAGTTGTTCAATTTTCGGTCAACAATGACAATGTGAAAGAAGCTGTTACTGTCCTGGTAACCAAAGCATTGCCAAAAGTACTGGATATCATCTCTAAAGAAGAGTATCGTGACATGTTGCAAATGAGTCAGGAAGATATCGACAAAGCTAAAGAGGATCTGAAAATTACTGAAGCAGATCAAGCTGAAATGGCTAAAGATCTGGACCAGTTGAAAGATACACTGACCATTAACCAGTTCCACATTGATTTTGCTTTGGACAAAAAAGATTTCCCGGTATATCAAAAGTTGGTTGCTGATCTGTTGATTAAACAACCTGATACTAAGGATGAAGTTAAACTTGCATTCACTGGTTCGAACACTTACACCAAAATTAACGAGAAGCCAGCATTTAAAATCAATATTCCAACTGGCGAAGACGTGATTACAATGGATCAGTTTGAAGAACTAATGAACGCATCTTACGGATACTAAGTTCTCAGATTCATTAGTTAAAGCAAAGAACCGCTCGACCTTAGGGTCGAGCGGTTCTTTGTATGTCATTCCATGCTCTGTTCAATTACTGTAAAGATTCACCCAAGTCCTCGGCCAGCACAGCGTAGATCTGATGATCCTGATACTCTCCGTTAATCTTGAGATATTTACGAGCAATGCCCTCAGCCTGAAAGCCGTTCTTCTCGAGAACACGTTTGGAACCCGTATTGGACAACAGAATGGCTGCCTGAACACGATTTAACTTTAGGGCACGGAAGGCGTAGGATACAGCGAGTTTTACGGCTGCGGTCATTCGTCCTCCGCCTTGGTAATCTGGATGGATGAAGTATCCCATGTCTGCATAATTGGCAACGCCCTGAACGACATTGTTCAAGCTAACCTGACCGATCAGAATACCATCGTCGATTGTAAAAATTCCGAATTGATAACCTGTTCCTTCTTCGGCCGCCTGTATTCTATCCTGAATGCGTCTGGTTTGCGCCTGCAGCGTATAGAATTCATCATCCCGGATAGGCTCTACAGCTTGGTAGGGATGACGTGTAATTTGAATAAGAGCAAGATACGCCTCTGTATCTTGTGGAGTAAGTAAACGGAGACTTATTCCTTTTGGTGTGTCGTATAGTGTAAGCGGCATGGAATGCACTTCCTTTCCAGATGGGTGTAAGATTCTATTTTTTGCGTAAACGCCGGAAAAATTGAGTCAGCATGGTGGAGCACTCTGGTTGCAGAATGTCAGCAACCACTTCGGTTCGATGATTAAAACGAGGTTCCTGCAGTAGATTCATCAGCGTTCCTGCGCATCCGGCCTTGGGGTCTGCGGTACCATATATGACTCGAGGCACTCTGGATTGCACAATGGCACCTGCACACATGGGGCATGGTTCCAGTGTGACGTACAGACTGCAATCCAGCAGTCGCCATGCACCGATGGCTTCACTGGCTTGCCGGATGGCTACCATCTCCGCATGTGCTGTGGAATCAAGTGTCGTCTCACGCAGGTTATATCCACGACCAATAATGCGATTATGTTGAACAATTACAGCCCCGATCGGCACTTCCCCGAGTGCTTCTGCTTTGTACGCTTCAGCAATGGCTTCACGCATCCAGTGCTCGTGATGAGCCTCCTCGGAGAGATGCGTAAGATCAGGTTGGAGAACGTCATCCTTCATTAAAATGTAAAACTCCTTCCAAAGAGCATTTTATGCGGCGAACAAACATTCGTTTGTTAACATGTTGTGTATAAGTCTGTGGATAACCAACGAGTTGCTCACATAGTTATGAACATACTATCCACATGCCTGTGGATTTGTGTATAAGTTTTAGTGGTTATTCCCATTGTAGGCATGGAAAAGACAAAATACAATTGATTTCGCGTTTTTCAGCCAAGCGGTAACTTTTGGACAAGGGTCAATTATCCTTTTCAAATAGACATACAACAGTTATGATGGAGATAGGTTTTGCCATATATCGCCAGAGGGTACAAGCCGAGAGGTGAACGAAAAAGTTGTCTATTAAAACGAAATTATCCATGATTATGTCGTGCTCAGTGCTCGTCATTTTAGTTTTAAATATAGCACTGAGTTATTATACTACAGAAGAGAATTTAAGGCAGGACAGCGAAACCAAGATGGTGCTTACGGCCAAACAGATTGCAATCGCTGTCGAACAGAGTCAGTCCAGTTCAGAATATGTAAAACGACAAATTGGGAACAATCTATGGCTGGCCTCAGTAATGGCAGCGGGAGAACTGGACCCGAATATTAATAATATCACAAATGAAGACCTGGTTCGCATGAGCGAGAAAGTTGGTGTCTCCCACATTTCATTGATGGAGCAAACGGCTGATGATATTGTGGTTACCCGGTCTTCCGATCCAAAGGAGATTGGATTGTCTACCAAATCCATGACGTACTGGTATCAGGCATTTAAACAGCTGTTCGAAAACCATCAGGTTACGATTTCACAGGGACAGAAATTGGACCATTTTTGGTCGGATGGATTCGAATACTCTACATCCAATCCGTCAGATGTTGATATCTGGGGTTACTATCATGATGGGAAGAGGAATTACATAATCAATCCCTTCTATAATAATGCCGCTGTTGACGACTATGTGAAGATCTCTGGTCCAGACGAGATTTTGAATAAGATTCGTGAAGTGAATTCATCGATTCTGGAGATTACAGGTATCAATCCATTGACCTTCGGTAGCTCGAACATGAGCAATGACGGAAGGGATACGAACCACAACAAGTTGAATAACAGGCCTATTCGTTTCGGTACATATCAATATGGTGCCGCAGAAGAGGATCACAAGGCGGTTGTACGGGCAATTCGTACTGGGCAGAATGTATCTTTTGTCAGTGAAACTCATGAACAGAAGGTGCTCAAAAGTTTCATTCCGATATTTACCCCCAATGAATCATCTTATGTGATTAGTATTGTCATGGACTATAAGCAAATATCCTCTATGGTATCGGAACAACTGGTTAGCCATGCCTCGATTTCGCTTGTGTTGCTGGAGATTGTGATCTTTGGTAGCTATTTGCTTGCGGGTTACATTACGCGCCCTATTCAATCTATTCTGGGCAAAGTGAATGATGTGGCTGATGGCCATTTTGATTTCCGTCTAAAAGTGAGAAGGAAAGACGAATTGGGCCAATTAGCGAATCGCATTAATGCGATGATTCGTAATTTGGGCCATTATACGAATCGTCTGAAACAGATGTATGAAGAAAATCGTGCGGTAAAAGAGCATTTGGAATCGATTATTAACCAAACGGCAGATGCGATTCATATTACGGATCTGGATGGAAATGTACTGCGGGTAAACCGTGCCTTTGAGCAGTTGTATGGCTGGCGCAGTCGTGAAGTTGAAGGACGTAAATTGAAAATTATCCCTCCTGGTACTGAAGAGGAGATGGAAGAGCAGCATGCCCAGTTGATTGAGGGCATGTCAATTACGTCTAATGAAACGACATGGATGAAGAAGGATGGTAGCCGTGTTGAAGTCAGCGTGAGTACAGCACCAGTCCGGGATGAAGCAGGAGAGATTACAGCACTGATCAGCGTATCAAGAGATATTACCAGCCGTAATCGTATGGAGGAACTGCTCAGACGTTCCGAGAAACTGACGACGGTTGGTCAGCTGGCAGCCGGGGTTGCGCATGAGATTCGTAATCCGCTTACGACCTTGCGTGGGTTTCTTCAGCTCCAACAAGAGACGAACAAGCTTAATCATCGTCACCTGGATTTGATGCTGTCAGAGTTGGATCGAATTAATCTTATTGTGGGTGAGTTTCTGATACTGGCCAAACCACAAGCGGTTCATTTTCAAGAACGGGATATTCGCTTCATTCTGGGAGATGTTATATCATTGCTGGATAGTCAGGCGCATCTGCATGGTGTGGAATTTGTATTGAATGCTTCATCGGATTCAGCTATGGTACACTGTGAAGAGAACCAGTTGAAGCAGGTCTTCATTAACTTGCTGAAGAACGGCATGGAGGCCATGCCAGACGGAGGTAATATTCGAATTAAACTCAATCATGACGAAGAGAATAGTCGGGTTCGGATTGAAATTAAGGATGAAGGCACTGGAATTCCAGAAGAACTGATGCCTAAGCTGGGGGAACCATTCTTCACAAGCAAGGAATCGGGAACAGGGCTTGGCCTGATGGTCAGCCAGCGCATTATTCAATCACATAAGGGCATGATGGATATCAAAAGCGTCATGAACAAGGGAACGACCGTCATTATCGATCTGCCTGCCTCCCCACAGCAAACGGAGAGTATAGAGGAAGAGCATAAGACGGACAATGAACCTACAGACGAAGAGAACTAGATGAGGTGAGATTACCTTTTGCGTATTAATAAATTTATCAGTGAAACAGGTTTTTGTTCCCGTCGGGAAGCCGACAGATTGGTGGAAAGCGGGAAAGTAACGATTAATGGAGTGACGGCAGAGCTGGGCAGTCAAGCAGAAGATGGCGATGATGTAAGAATTAATGGTCAACCTATTAAGGAAAAACGGAAACACGTATATATTGCGCTTAATAAACCTATTGGAATAACGAGTACAACCGAACAGCACATTCAAGGGAATATCGTTGATTTTGTAGGACACAAAGAGCGTATCTTCCCAATTGGTCGCCTGGATAAGGATTCGGAAGGTTTGATTCTGATGACCAATGACGGTGATATTGTCAATCGAATTCTAAGGGCAGAAGGACGCCATGAGAAAGAATATATTGTCACCGTCGATCGTGCGGTAACGCCGAGTTTCTTGAGAGGCATGAGCACAGGAGTCAAGATCCTTGGCGAAATGACGCTGCCTTGTACGGTGACTCGTATATCAGAGCGGGTGT
This window of the Paenibacillus marchantiae genome carries:
- a CDS encoding S-layer homology domain-containing protein; this translates as MTLALNKLNIQRASSLLHVPTEQLDLQINIDVLSNDELSDLKQSLPAGLKMLVQPLRFNVQWVAGDQTLKLDQEELKNVTRVIHLGTTDLDPQTATALGFNEETRTYSYVPAYYVQNKGQWEVRIRDMQYSTYVIASNEQIDTSDNDSSINSIQYMQNKQLLALNQFKTDGPITRGEVAQLLVSALGANGIASKNTSFRDVTEEQSYAATAAHLGLVKGYDDGTFRADRQVTREELAIMVYRAIQYTGGVSVANSSAVTSYLDHESISPWATAQVQALTSLNLLQDTFGTTFEPKKAVTTDEALMILVRTLRSIEYVN
- a CDS encoding GNAT family N-acetyltransferase → MPLTLYDTPKGISLRLLTPQDTEAYLALIQITRHPYQAVEPIRDDEFYTLQAQTRRIQDRIQAAEEGTGYQFGIFTIDDGILIGQVSLNNVVQGVANYADMGYFIHPDYQGGGRMTAAVKLAVSYAFRALKLNRVQAAILLSNTGSKRVLEKNGFQAEGIARKYLKINGEYQDHQIYAVLAEDLGESLQ
- a CDS encoding PAS domain S-box protein, which gives rise to MSIKTKLSMIMSCSVLVILVLNIALSYYTTEENLRQDSETKMVLTAKQIAIAVEQSQSSSEYVKRQIGNNLWLASVMAAGELDPNINNITNEDLVRMSEKVGVSHISLMEQTADDIVVTRSSDPKEIGLSTKSMTYWYQAFKQLFENHQVTISQGQKLDHFWSDGFEYSTSNPSDVDIWGYYHDGKRNYIINPFYNNAAVDDYVKISGPDEILNKIREVNSSILEITGINPLTFGSSNMSNDGRDTNHNKLNNRPIRFGTYQYGAAEEDHKAVVRAIRTGQNVSFVSETHEQKVLKSFIPIFTPNESSYVISIVMDYKQISSMVSEQLVSHASISLVLLEIVIFGSYLLAGYITRPIQSILGKVNDVADGHFDFRLKVRRKDELGQLANRINAMIRNLGHYTNRLKQMYEENRAVKEHLESIINQTADAIHITDLDGNVLRVNRAFEQLYGWRSREVEGRKLKIIPPGTEEEMEEQHAQLIEGMSITSNETTWMKKDGSRVEVSVSTAPVRDEAGEITALISVSRDITSRNRMEELLRRSEKLTTVGQLAAGVAHEIRNPLTTLRGFLQLQQETNKLNHRHLDLMLSELDRINLIVGEFLILAKPQAVHFQERDIRFILGDVISLLDSQAHLHGVEFVLNASSDSAMVHCEENQLKQVFINLLKNGMEAMPDGGNIRIKLNHDEENSRVRIEIKDEGTGIPEELMPKLGEPFFTSKESGTGLGLMVSQRIIQSHKGMMDIKSVMNKGTTVIIDLPASPQQTESIEEEHKTDNEPTDEEN
- a CDS encoding small acid-soluble spore protein P — translated: MSKPKTTPVPEAQANVQHRKPEKHSSMQEPLSGSKKVKNQNHVDHHNPQG
- the rluF gene encoding 23S rRNA pseudouridine(2604) synthase RluF, whose product is MRINKFISETGFCSRREADRLVESGKVTINGVTAELGSQAEDGDDVRINGQPIKEKRKHVYIALNKPIGITSTTEQHIQGNIVDFVGHKERIFPIGRLDKDSEGLILMTNDGDIVNRILRAEGRHEKEYIVTVDRAVTPSFLRGMSTGVKILGEMTLPCTVTRISERVFRIILTEGKNRQIRRMCSAFGYEVRKLKRIRIMNIHLGEQATGTWRELTPAEKSELSSLLDYNME
- the tadA gene encoding tRNA adenosine(34) deaminase TadA, translated to MKDDVLQPDLTHLSEEAHHEHWMREAIAEAYKAEALGEVPIGAVIVQHNRIIGRGYNLRETTLDSTAHAEMVAIRQASEAIGAWRLLDCSLYVTLEPCPMCAGAIVQSRVPRVIYGTADPKAGCAGTLMNLLQEPRFNHRTEVVADILQPECSTMLTQFFRRLRKK